A stretch of Schistocerca americana isolate TAMUIC-IGC-003095 chromosome 3, iqSchAmer2.1, whole genome shotgun sequence DNA encodes these proteins:
- the LOC124606538 gene encoding uncharacterized protein LOC124606538: MKHGMDLNCEGKRFVCDHVSETIIERLLRNGTIHQLCVCPTDYSEESKMNKKEERKDNTTGVYKKGEKDNVNNNKPMTIFSCISKVLEKYNKLIKFVNTNNILYNEQHGFRNKWSMRATIYEWINSILSLTDKKQESIEVLINLSKAFDIVDHKQSMKNMAFEICEHL, translated from the exons ATGAAGCATGGAATGGATTTAAACTGTGAAGGGAAAAGGTTTGTTTGTGATCATGTTAGTGAAACAATTATCGAAAGGCTTTTAAGGAATGGAACAATCCATCAGCTTTGTGTATGTCCTACTGACTACAGTGAGGAAAGTAAaatgaacaagaaagaagaaagaaaagacaacacaactggTG TATATAAAAAAGGTGAGAAAGataatgtaaataataacaaaCCCATGACAATTTTCTCCTGCATTTCAAAAGTATTAGAGAAGTACAACAAACttataaaatttgtaaatacaAACAATATCCTctataatgaacaacatggattcagaaataaatgGTCAATGAGAGCTACTATTTATGAGTGGATTAATTCCATATTAAGCCTGACAGACAAGAAACAGGAATCAATAGAAGTTCTTATTaatctgtcaaaagcttttgacatagtGGACCATAAGCAAAGCATGAAAAATATGGCATTTGAGATCTGTGAACACTTATGA